The Zalophus californianus isolate mZalCal1 chromosome 8, mZalCal1.pri.v2, whole genome shotgun sequence genome has a segment encoding these proteins:
- the RALY gene encoding RNA-binding protein Raly isoform X3 yields MSLKIQTSNVTNKNDPKSINSRVFIGNLNTAVVKKSDVETIFSKYGRVAGCSVHKGYAFVQYANERHARAAVLGENGRVLAGQTLDINMAGEPKPNRPKGLKRAASAIYRPCCSLWPICPYRLFDYRGRLSPVPVPRAVPVKRPRVTVPLVRRVKTTIPVKLFARSTAITAGSAKIKLKSSELQTIKTELTQIKSNIDALLGRLEQIAEEQKANPDGKKKGDSSSGSGGGSSGGGSRPPAPQEDTASEAGTPQGEAQARDDGDEEGLLTHSEEELEHSQDTDVEDGALQ; encoded by the exons ATGTCCTTGAAGATCCAGACAAGCAATGTAACCAACAAGAATGACCCCAAGTCTATCAATTCTCGGGTCTTCATCGGAAACCTCAACACAGCTGTGGTGAAGAAGTCGGATGTGGAGACCATCTTCTCCAAGTATGGCCGCGTGGCCGGCTGTTCTGTGCACAAAGGCTATGCCTTTGTCCAGTACGCCAACGAGCGCCATGCCCGGGCAGCTGTGCTGGGAGAGAACGGGCGGGTGCTGGCCGGGCAGACCCTGG ATATCAACATGGCTGGAGAGCCCAAGCCCAACAGACCTAAGGGGCTAAAGAGAGCAGCATCTGCCATATACAG GCCATGCTGCAGCCTCTGGCCCATTTGCCCCTACAGGCTCTTCGACTATCGGGGCCGCCTGTCACCTGTGCCAGTGCCCAGGGCAGTCCCTGTGAAGCGACCCCGGGTCACAGTCCCCTTGGTCCGGCGTGTCAAAACCACCATACCTGTCAAGCTCTTTGCCCGCTCCACAGCCATTACCGCCGGCTCAGCCAAGATCAAGT TAAAGAGCAGTGAGCTGCAGACCATCAAGACAGAGCTGACACAGATCAAGTCCAACATCGACGCTCTGCTGGGCCGCTTGGAGCAGATTGCCGAGGAGCAGAAGGCCAACCCAG ATGGCAAGAAGAAGGGCGACAGCAGCAGTGGCAGTGGCGGGGGCAGTAGTGGTGGCGGCAGCCGGCCGCCAGCCCCCCAAGAGGACACGGCTTCTGAGGCAGGCACGCCCCAGGGAGAAGCCCAGGCCCGGGACGACGGCGACGAGGAGGGGCTGCTGACGCACAGTGAGGAGGAGCTG GAGCACAGCCAGGACACAGACGTGGAGGATGGGGCCTTGCAGTAA
- the RALY gene encoding RNA-binding protein Raly isoform X1, whose amino-acid sequence MSLKIQTSNVTNKNDPKSINSRVFIGNLNTAVVKKSDVETIFSKYGRVAGCSVHKGYAFVQYANERHARAAVLGENGRVLAGQTLDINMAGEPKPNRPKGLKRAASAIYSGYSFDYDYYRDDFYDRPCCSLWPICPYRLFDYRGRLSPVPVPRAVPVKRPRVTVPLVRRVKTTIPVKLFARSTAITAGSAKIKLKSSELQTIKTELTQIKSNIDALLGRLEQIAEEQKANPDGKKKGDSSSGSGGGSSGGGSRPPAPQEDTASEAGTPQGEAQARDDGDEEGLLTHSEEELEHSQDTDVEDGALQ is encoded by the exons ATGTCCTTGAAGATCCAGACAAGCAATGTAACCAACAAGAATGACCCCAAGTCTATCAATTCTCGGGTCTTCATCGGAAACCTCAACACAGCTGTGGTGAAGAAGTCGGATGTGGAGACCATCTTCTCCAAGTATGGCCGCGTGGCCGGCTGTTCTGTGCACAAAGGCTATGCCTTTGTCCAGTACGCCAACGAGCGCCATGCCCGGGCAGCTGTGCTGGGAGAGAACGGGCGGGTGCTGGCCGGGCAGACCCTGG ATATCAACATGGCTGGAGAGCCCAAGCCCAACAGACCTAAGGGGCTAAAGAGAGCAGCATCTGCCATATACAG TGGCTACAGCTTTGACTATGATTACTACCGGGACGACTTCTACGAcag GCCATGCTGCAGCCTCTGGCCCATTTGCCCCTACAGGCTCTTCGACTATCGGGGCCGCCTGTCACCTGTGCCAGTGCCCAGGGCAGTCCCTGTGAAGCGACCCCGGGTCACAGTCCCCTTGGTCCGGCGTGTCAAAACCACCATACCTGTCAAGCTCTTTGCCCGCTCCACAGCCATTACCGCCGGCTCAGCCAAGATCAAGT TAAAGAGCAGTGAGCTGCAGACCATCAAGACAGAGCTGACACAGATCAAGTCCAACATCGACGCTCTGCTGGGCCGCTTGGAGCAGATTGCCGAGGAGCAGAAGGCCAACCCAG ATGGCAAGAAGAAGGGCGACAGCAGCAGTGGCAGTGGCGGGGGCAGTAGTGGTGGCGGCAGCCGGCCGCCAGCCCCCCAAGAGGACACGGCTTCTGAGGCAGGCACGCCCCAGGGAGAAGCCCAGGCCCGGGACGACGGCGACGAGGAGGGGCTGCTGACGCACAGTGAGGAGGAGCTG GAGCACAGCCAGGACACAGACGTGGAGGATGGGGCCTTGCAGTAA
- the RALY gene encoding RNA-binding protein Raly isoform X2 → MSLKIQTSNVTNKNDPKSINSRVFIGNLNTAVVKKSDVETIFSKYGRVAGCSVHKGYAFVQYANERHARAAVLGENGRVLAGQTLDINMAGEPKPNRPKGLKRAASAIYSGYSFDYDYYRDDFYDRLFDYRGRLSPVPVPRAVPVKRPRVTVPLVRRVKTTIPVKLFARSTAITAGSAKIKLKSSELQTIKTELTQIKSNIDALLGRLEQIAEEQKANPDGKKKGDSSSGSGGGSSGGGSRPPAPQEDTASEAGTPQGEAQARDDGDEEGLLTHSEEELEHSQDTDVEDGALQ, encoded by the exons ATGTCCTTGAAGATCCAGACAAGCAATGTAACCAACAAGAATGACCCCAAGTCTATCAATTCTCGGGTCTTCATCGGAAACCTCAACACAGCTGTGGTGAAGAAGTCGGATGTGGAGACCATCTTCTCCAAGTATGGCCGCGTGGCCGGCTGTTCTGTGCACAAAGGCTATGCCTTTGTCCAGTACGCCAACGAGCGCCATGCCCGGGCAGCTGTGCTGGGAGAGAACGGGCGGGTGCTGGCCGGGCAGACCCTGG ATATCAACATGGCTGGAGAGCCCAAGCCCAACAGACCTAAGGGGCTAAAGAGAGCAGCATCTGCCATATACAG TGGCTACAGCTTTGACTATGATTACTACCGGGACGACTTCTACGAcag GCTCTTCGACTATCGGGGCCGCCTGTCACCTGTGCCAGTGCCCAGGGCAGTCCCTGTGAAGCGACCCCGGGTCACAGTCCCCTTGGTCCGGCGTGTCAAAACCACCATACCTGTCAAGCTCTTTGCCCGCTCCACAGCCATTACCGCCGGCTCAGCCAAGATCAAGT TAAAGAGCAGTGAGCTGCAGACCATCAAGACAGAGCTGACACAGATCAAGTCCAACATCGACGCTCTGCTGGGCCGCTTGGAGCAGATTGCCGAGGAGCAGAAGGCCAACCCAG ATGGCAAGAAGAAGGGCGACAGCAGCAGTGGCAGTGGCGGGGGCAGTAGTGGTGGCGGCAGCCGGCCGCCAGCCCCCCAAGAGGACACGGCTTCTGAGGCAGGCACGCCCCAGGGAGAAGCCCAGGCCCGGGACGACGGCGACGAGGAGGGGCTGCTGACGCACAGTGAGGAGGAGCTG GAGCACAGCCAGGACACAGACGTGGAGGATGGGGCCTTGCAGTAA
- the RALY gene encoding RNA-binding protein Raly isoform X4, translating into MSLKIQTSNVTNKNDPKSINSRVFIGNLNTAVVKKSDVETIFSKYGRVAGCSVHKGYAFVQYANERHARAAVLGENGRVLAGQTLDINMAGEPKPNRPKGLKRAASAIYRLFDYRGRLSPVPVPRAVPVKRPRVTVPLVRRVKTTIPVKLFARSTAITAGSAKIKLKSSELQTIKTELTQIKSNIDALLGRLEQIAEEQKANPDGKKKGDSSSGSGGGSSGGGSRPPAPQEDTASEAGTPQGEAQARDDGDEEGLLTHSEEELEHSQDTDVEDGALQ; encoded by the exons ATGTCCTTGAAGATCCAGACAAGCAATGTAACCAACAAGAATGACCCCAAGTCTATCAATTCTCGGGTCTTCATCGGAAACCTCAACACAGCTGTGGTGAAGAAGTCGGATGTGGAGACCATCTTCTCCAAGTATGGCCGCGTGGCCGGCTGTTCTGTGCACAAAGGCTATGCCTTTGTCCAGTACGCCAACGAGCGCCATGCCCGGGCAGCTGTGCTGGGAGAGAACGGGCGGGTGCTGGCCGGGCAGACCCTGG ATATCAACATGGCTGGAGAGCCCAAGCCCAACAGACCTAAGGGGCTAAAGAGAGCAGCATCTGCCATATACAG GCTCTTCGACTATCGGGGCCGCCTGTCACCTGTGCCAGTGCCCAGGGCAGTCCCTGTGAAGCGACCCCGGGTCACAGTCCCCTTGGTCCGGCGTGTCAAAACCACCATACCTGTCAAGCTCTTTGCCCGCTCCACAGCCATTACCGCCGGCTCAGCCAAGATCAAGT TAAAGAGCAGTGAGCTGCAGACCATCAAGACAGAGCTGACACAGATCAAGTCCAACATCGACGCTCTGCTGGGCCGCTTGGAGCAGATTGCCGAGGAGCAGAAGGCCAACCCAG ATGGCAAGAAGAAGGGCGACAGCAGCAGTGGCAGTGGCGGGGGCAGTAGTGGTGGCGGCAGCCGGCCGCCAGCCCCCCAAGAGGACACGGCTTCTGAGGCAGGCACGCCCCAGGGAGAAGCCCAGGCCCGGGACGACGGCGACGAGGAGGGGCTGCTGACGCACAGTGAGGAGGAGCTG GAGCACAGCCAGGACACAGACGTGGAGGATGGGGCCTTGCAGTAA